The following are encoded together in the Chaetodon auriga isolate fChaAug3 chromosome 4, fChaAug3.hap1, whole genome shotgun sequence genome:
- the LOC143320128 gene encoding butyrophilin-like protein 10 gives MVLRCSNCVNVIFVSTGEPQAICPIPTIKAVEGENVDLVCYLDPPESVVDYTVDWKRRDLIGMGDRNTVVYSYRNKQENRQSQMDQYRGRATLNHEDLKRGNLTLRLFSVQLADNGTYKCFVSKLWISCNITLNIAKRDDSSTAAPPVVGLTEPVDHGAAKTDTVRNIVIASLCGGGGVVGLAVVLFFLVRHGNLRWLERNEGARGGDDARELENLSTRTEVDPDPEEGLGQSMV, from the exons ATGGTGTTGAGGTGCTCTAATTGTGTAAATGTGATATTTGTTTCCACAGGAGAGCCTCAGGCCATTTGCCCGATTCCGACAATCAAGGCAGTGGAAGGTGAGAATGTCGACCTTGTGTGTTATCTGGATCCCCCGGAAAGCGTGGTGGATTATACGGTGGATTGGAAAAGACGTGACCTCATCGGGATGGGGGACCGCAACACGGTGGTCTACTCCTATCGAAATAAGCAGGAAAATCGTCAATCACAGATGGATCAATACAGAGGCAGGGCAACTCTCAACCATGAAGACCTGAAAAGAGGAAACCTGACACTGCGGCTCTTCTCAGTTCAGCTGGCTGACAATGGAACATACAAATGCTTTGTCTCAAAACTGTGGATCAGTTGTAACATTACCCTCAATATTG cAAAGAGGGATGATTCCAGCACAGCTGCACCCCCAGTGGTTGGACTGACAGAGCCAGTCGATCATG GTGCTGCAAAGACGGACACTGTCAGAAACATTGTCATTGCCAGtctctgtggtggtggtggtgttgttggtcTTGCTGTGGTATTGTTTTTCCTGGTGAGACATGGAAATCTCC GATGGCTTGAAAGGAATGAAGGggcaagaggaggagatgatgcCAGAGAGCTGGAAAACTTGAGCACGAGAACAGAGGTGGACCCAGACCCAGAAGAAGGCCTGGGACAGTCGATGGTCTGA